Proteins encoded within one genomic window of Erinaceus europaeus chromosome 13, mEriEur2.1, whole genome shotgun sequence:
- the ZBTB2 gene encoding zinc finger and BTB domain-containing protein 2 isoform X2: MYTGKMAPQLIDPVRLEQGIKFLHAYPLIQEASLTSQGAFSHPDQVFPLASSLYGIQIADHQLRHPGKLPPAPGEKLGRDPRPPAAASSRMSQEPAPEPPAPLAQLPPHLAQVHRTHLTPSDPLQTSLSPELVSTPVPAPAPPPPPPPPPGGDEAHLEAASSDEQPASAALSITHVKPSIMKRNGSFPKYYACHLCGRRFTLRSSLREHLQIHTGVPFPPGPPGGARAALGLCSGGGGPGGACAGPELGKDALEAGPEAGMVSDSELQHISDSPLIDGQPHSDTPPPSDIADIDNLEQADQEREVKRRKYECTICGRKFIQKSHWREHMYIHTGKPFKCSTCDKSFCRANQAARHVCLNQSIDTYTMVDKQTLELCTFEEGSQMDNVLAPASKPYKCNLCDKTFSTPHEVVKHACQSQAADVFALDEGRAMLLGSGDSEVTEPHDHPMLASIKKEQETVLLD; the protein is encoded by the coding sequence ATGTACACGGGGAAGATGGCCCCGCAGCTCATCGACCCCGTGCGCCTGGAGCAGGGCATCAAGTTCCTGCACGCCTACCCGCTGATCCAGGAGGCCAGCCTCACCAGCCAGGGCGCCTTCTCCCACCCCGACCAGGTCTTCCCGCTCGCCTCCTCCCTGTACGGCATCCAGATCGCCGACCACCAGCTGCGGCACCCAGGCAAgctgccccccgcccccggcgAGAAACTGGGGCGCGACCCCCGCCCccccgccgccgcctcctcccgcATGAGCCAGGAGCCGGCGCCCGAGCCCCCCGCGCCCCTGGCCCAGCTGCCCCCCCACCTGGCTCAGGTCCACCGGACGCACCTGACCCCCTCGGACCCGCTGCAGACCTCGCTGTCCCCGGAGCTGGTGTCCACCCCGGTGCCTGCCcctgcgccgccgccgccgccgccgccgccccccggGGGGGACGAGGCCCACCTGGAGGCGGCGTCCTCGGACGAGCAGCCGGCCTCGGCGGCGCTGAGCATCACGCACGTGAAGCCCAGCATCATGAAGCGCAACGGCAGCTTCCCCAAGTACTACGCGTGCCACCTGTGCGGGCGGCGCTTCACGCTGCGCAGCAGCCTGCGGGAGCACCTGCAGATCCACACCGGGGTGCCCTTCCCGCCCGGCCCGCCAGGGGGCGCCCGCGCCGCGCTGGGCCTGTgtagcggcggcggcggcccgggGGGCGCATGCGCGGGCCCGGAACTGGGCAAGGACGCGCTGGAGGCGGGGCCGGAGGCGGGCATGGTGAGCGACAGCGAGCTGCAGCACATCTCCGACTCGCCGCTCATCGACGGGCAGCCGCACTCGGACACGCCGCCGCCGTCGGACATCGCGGACATCGACAACCTGGAGCAGGCCGACCAGGAGCGCGAGGTGAAGCGGCGCAAGTACGAGTGCACCATCTGCGGCCGCAAGTTCATCCAGAAGAGCCACTGGCGCGAGCACATGTACATCCACACGGGCAAGCCATTCAAGTGCAGCACGTGCGACAAGAGCTTCTGCCGGGCCAACCAGGCGGCCCGCCACGTGTGCCTCAACCAGAGCATCGACACCTACACCATGGTGGACAAACAGACGCTGGAGCTCTGCACCTTCGAGGAGGGCAGCCAGATGGACAACGTGCTGGCGCCGGCCAGCAAGCCCTACAAGTGCAACCTGTGCGACAAGACCTTCTCCACGCCGCACGAGGTGGTGAAGCACGCCTGCCAGAGCCAGGCGGCGGACGTGTTCGCCCTGGACGAGGGCCGCGCCATGCTGCTGGGCAGCGGGGACTCGGAGGTGACCGAGCCCCACGACCACCCCATGCTGGCCTCCATCAAAAAGGAGCAGGAGACGGTGTTGTTGGACTGA